The window CGTGAGTTCACCTTCTTTATCTCTGCAATCTGCTTCAGTAGCGTGGTCTCGTTGATGCCTCCGGCGTAGCTCGCGGACTTTGAATGATCGCAGATGGCGATGAAACCGTAGCCCATTGAGAGGGCCTTCTCGGCAATGGTCGCGATTGAATCCGAGCCGTCGCTGTAGACGGAGTGAACGTGAAGATCGCCCCGTATGTCCGAGCGTGTGACCAGCTCGGGCAATTTTCCCTCTGCGGCCGCCTCTATTTCGCCTCGATCTTCCCGGAGCTCGGGCGGCATCGCGGGCAGGCCGACGGCCTTGTAGACGTCCTCTTCATTTTTCCCGGCGATTCTCCTTTCGCCCCTGAACACTCCGTACTCGTTTATCTTGAGTCCCTTCCTCCTGGCGATTTCTCTGAGCTTTACGTTGTGGTCCTTGGAACCGGTGAAATATTGGAGCGCAGCGCCGTAAGAGGCCGGCGCAACCACCCGCAAATCAACCTGGACGCCGCCTTCGACTATTATGCTCCCCCTGGTCTCGCCGCGTGCGAGAACCCTCTCCGCACTGGGGAGTGAAGTAAACTCCTCTATGATCTTCTCTCCGTCAGTTCCCTCGCAGAGTATGTCTATGTCGCCGATTGTCTCTTTGAGTCTCCTGAGCGAGCCCGCAGTTGAGATTCTACTCACCTTGGTAGCCTTCTTGAGCTCTTCAATCACGTGTTCGGCCACCGGCAGAGCGATACCGAGCGACATTCTTTCGTGGCTCGCCTCGAAAAGCTGAATTCCCTTGGTCAGGTTTTCGACCTTCTTATCCCCCATGCGCGGAAGCTTCGCCAGGGAGCCGTCCGCAATCACTCTTTTGAGATCCAGAAGGTTCTTCACTTTGAGTTTCTTGTAAGCCAGCGAGAGGGTTTTGGGCCCGAGACCTTGTATGCCCAGGAGGTCTATGAGACTCGATGGCACGCTCTTTGTCACTTCCTCGAACTTCGCCATCTTTCCGGTGGAAAGGTACTCGCCTATCTTCTTCGCCATTCCTTCGCCGATACCGGGGATTTCTTCGAGCTTTCCCTCTTTCCAGATCGACTCGATGTTGTCCCTCAGATCCTGAATGACCCGACTGGCTTTCCTGTAGGCAAGCACCCTGAAGGGCAATTCGCCCTTGAACTCCAGAATGTCAGCTATGCGATCAAACATTTCGGCGATGGTGCGATTTTTCATGGTAGGTCAAGTAGGTTTGGAACGTGATTCCCCGCGAAACAAATGCTGAGGGCAGCCTAAGGCCAGGCTGCCCTCTCTGTCAAGGTCAAGCGGTGTATTCAATGGGCAGGTCAAGTTTTCTTCAGTTGCCTATGTGTACTTAGCGATCGTTCAGACTCAATTGTTCGCCAAGGTCGGCTTGTCTGCTTGTGCGGAGTCCTACTCAGGACTCGATCCGGCCATCGCAGCCGTATCCTGCTTGTCCGAATACAAAACCCTGAGCTTAGGCGCTCCCTGCGACCTGTCAGCGCAATACAACTAACTT is drawn from Candidatus Eisenbacteria bacterium and contains these coding sequences:
- the polX gene encoding DNA polymerase/3'-5' exonuclease PolX — translated: MKNRTIAEMFDRIADILEFKGELPFRVLAYRKASRVIQDLRDNIESIWKEGKLEEIPGIGEGMAKKIGEYLSTGKMAKFEEVTKSVPSSLIDLLGIQGLGPKTLSLAYKKLKVKNLLDLKRVIADGSLAKLPRMGDKKVENLTKGIQLFEASHERMSLGIALPVAEHVIEELKKATKVSRISTAGSLRRLKETIGDIDILCEGTDGEKIIEEFTSLPSAERVLARGETRGSIIVEGGVQVDLRVVAPASYGAALQYFTGSKDHNVKLREIARRKGLKINEYGVFRGERRIAGKNEEDVYKAVGLPAMPPELREDRGEIEAAAEGKLPELVTRSDIRGDLHVHSVYSDGSDSIATIAEKALSMGYGFIAICDHSKSASYAGGINETTLLKQIAEIKKVNSRLKGRGFRLLAGIEVDIKADGSLDFSDEILEKLDVVVASIHSGFKQRVTERIVSAMQNPHVHIIGHPTGRLISRREGYELDLDRVMEAARDTRTALEINAYYDRLDLSDIGSRKAKESGVTLAIGTDSHSIAHLEFIKFGLAVARRGWLEKADLLNTFGVRELLARLRKKARGA